In the genome of Triticum urartu cultivar G1812 chromosome 5, Tu2.1, whole genome shotgun sequence, one region contains:
- the LOC125509893 gene encoding crooked neck-like protein 1, whose translation MALTTRRGGGADQASLGFLTNRDTEVRLPRATRVKNKAPAGVQITAEQILREARERQEPEIRPPRQRITDADELADYQLRERKRFEGLVTRGGVPAWVKYARWEEGQGDLARARSVYERALDLDAARRDHAMWLKYAEFEMRSRCVNHARNVWDRAVSLLPRVDQLWHKYIHMEELLGAVASARQLFERWMAWRPDIAAWNSYIKFELRYGEVERARAIYERFVAEHPRPDTFVRYAKFEMKHGGAERARRVYEHASELLVDDEDAEVLFVAFAEFEENRPEVERARAIYKYALDRVPKGKAEDLYRKFLAFEKRCGDREGIDDAIVGKQRFQYEDEVRRNPLNYDSWFDYIRLEESAGNKDRIRDVYERAIANVPPAQEKRYWQRYIYLWINYAFYEELDAQDMERTREVYRACLKLIPHKEFTFAKLWLMAAQFEIRQKNMKAARRILGNAIGMVPKGKLFKQYIEIELHLGNFDRCRTLYEKYIEWSPANCYAWRKYAELEKNLGEADRARSIYDLAIAQPALDMPEVLWKEYLQFEIDEGEFGRARELYERLLDRTKHLKVWISYAEFEASTGLAEDNGLNKNHAGYQAQQIEQVRRCRAVFERAFDYFRTNAAELKEERVMLLEEWLKTELGFGDLGDVALVQKKAPRKVKRKRPLPTDDGSNIAYEEYVDYIFPDEVTPASNLKILAAAYKWKKQKTY comes from the coding sequence ATGGCGCTCACCACCCGCAGAGGCGGCGGCGCCGACCAAGCGAGCCTCGGCTTCCTCACGAACCGCGACACGGAGGTCAGGCTCCCCCGCGCGACGCGGGTGAAGAACAAGGCGCCGGCGGGGGTCCAGATCACCGCCGAGCAGATCCTCCGCGAGGCCCGGGAGCGGCAGGAGCCCGAGATCCGCCCGCCCAGGCAGAGGATAACCGACGCCGACGAGCTCGCGGACTACCAGCTCCGCGAGCGCAAGCGATTCGAAGGCCTCGTCACTCGCGGCGGCGTCCCGGCGTGGGTCAAGTATGCCCGGTGGGAGGAGGGGCAGGGGGACCTCGCCCGGGCTCGCTCCGTCTACGAGCGCGCCCTGGACCTGGACGCCGCCCGCCGCGACCACGCGATGTGGCTCAAGTACGCCGAGTTCGAGATGCGCAGCCGCTGCGTCAACCACGCGAGGAACGTCTGGGACCGCGCCGTCTCGCTCCTCCCCCGCGTCGACCAGCTGTGGCACAAGTACATCCACATGGAGGAGCTGCTTGGCGCCGTCGCCAGTGCTCGCCAGCTCTTTGAGCGCTGGATGGCATGGCGTCCCGACATTGCTGCCTGGAACTCGTACATCAAGTTCGAGCTGCGGTATGGGGAGGTTGAGCGTGCAAGGGCGATCTATGAGAGGTTTGTCGCCGAGCACCCACGGCCCGACACGTTCGTCCGATACGCCAAGTTTGAGATGAAACATGGAGGAGCAGAGCGGGCACGTCGCGTGTACGAGCATGCATCGGAACTGCTTGTGGACGATGAAGACGCAGAGGTGTTGTTTGTAGCTTTTGCTGAGTTTGAGGAAAATCGCCCGGAGGTGGAGCGCGCTCGTGCAATATACAAGTATGCGCTTGACAGAGTGCCGAAGGGCAAGGCTGAGGACCTTTACAGGAAGTTCCTGGCATTTGAGAAACGATGTGGTGACCGTGAGGGGATTGACGATGCCATTGTGGGCAAGCAGAGGTTCCAATATGAAGATGAGGTGAGGAGGAACCCGCTCAATTACGACTCATGGTTCGATTACATCAGGCTGGAGGAGAGCGCCGGTAATAAGGACAGGATCAGGGATGTGTACGAGAGGGCTATCGCAAATGTCCCCCCTGCACAAGAGAAGCGGTACTGGCAGAGGTATATATACCTTTGGATAAACTATGCTTTCTATGAGGAACTTGATGCACAGGACATGGAGAGGACCCGGGAGGTCTACAGGGCGTGTCTGAAACTCATTCCACACAAGGAGTTTACATTTGCGAAGTTGTGGCTGATGGCCGCGCAGTTTGAGATAAGACAGAAGAACATGAAGGCTGCACGGCGGATTCTTGGCAATGCGATAGGTATGGTGCCCAAGGGGAAATTATTCAAGCAGTACATTGAGATCGAGCTTCATCTCGGCAATTTCGACCGCTGTAGAACTCTGTATGAAAAGTATATCGAATGGTCTCCAGCAAACTGTTATGCCTGGAGGAAGTATGCTGAACTTGAAAAGAACCTCGGCGAGGCTGATCGTGCTCGGTCAATATACGATCTTGCTATCGCTCAGCCAGCCCTCGACATGCCCGAGGTTTTATGGAAGGAGTACTTGCAGTTTGAAATTGATGAAGGTGAATTTGGTAGGGCAAGGGAACTCTATGAGAGACTGCTTGATAGAACAAAGCATCTGAAGGTATGGATCAGCTACGCAGAATTCGAGGCCTCGACTGGCTTGGCAGAAGACAATGGACTGAATAAGAATCATGCTGGTTATCAGGCACAGCAGATCGAGCAGGTCCGGAGGTGTCGAGCGGTCTTTGAAAGGGCATTCGACTACTTCAGGACTAATGCTGCAGAGCTAAAGGAAGAAAGAGTGATGCTCCTGGAAGAATGGCTCAAAACAGAGTTGGGCTTTGGTGATCTTGGTGATGTTGCCTTAGTGCAGAAGAAGGCGCCAAGGAAAGTGAAGAGGAAGAGACCACTGCCCACAGATGATGGCTCCAATATTGCGTACGAGGAGTACGTTGATTATATCTTCCCTGATGAAGTCACGCCGGCATCGAACCTCAAGATATTGGCAGCTGCTTACAAGTGGAAGAAGCAGAAGACTTATTGA